Proteins co-encoded in one Anaerolineae bacterium genomic window:
- a CDS encoding integron integrase translates to MSSKSNILNDMRDVMRRRHYSIRTERSYCDWVKRFVLHFNMKSRDDLSDGEKKIETYLTFLARDRNVAPSTQNQALNALVFFYKHVLKQPLDEKINAERAIRKIRIPVVLTRDETKRIIGAMTGIHQLVVKLLYGSGLRIIECLRLRVHDIDFDMKALTVRSGKGDKDRVTTLPPSLQAALETHLMRVRIVHEGDIANGYGEVYLPHALARKYTNAARQWQWQYVFPAQKLSTDPRTGIVRRHHLDPSPINKAIANAVRTADVQKRVSAHTFRHSFATDLLRRGTDIRTIQSLLGHKDVQTTMIYTHVLQQGGEGVISPLEDL, encoded by the coding sequence ATGTCAAGTAAAAGTAATATTCTGAATGATATGCGCGATGTAATGCGGCGCCGACACTATTCGATTCGCACGGAGCGAAGCTACTGCGATTGGGTAAAACGCTTTGTCCTTCATTTCAATATGAAGTCGCGCGATGACCTGAGTGATGGAGAAAAGAAGATCGAAACGTATCTGACGTTTTTAGCTCGCGATAGGAATGTGGCGCCATCGACACAGAATCAGGCGTTGAATGCGCTGGTCTTTTTCTACAAACATGTACTCAAACAACCACTGGACGAGAAAATCAACGCTGAAAGGGCGATCAGGAAGATCAGGATTCCTGTTGTCTTGACAAGGGATGAGACGAAGCGGATCATTGGTGCGATGACCGGAATTCATCAGCTTGTTGTCAAACTGTTGTACGGTTCGGGGTTGCGCATCATCGAATGCCTGAGGCTGAGGGTGCATGATATTGACTTTGATATGAAGGCGCTGACAGTTCGTAGCGGTAAAGGGGACAAAGACAGAGTCACGACATTACCACCCAGTCTCCAAGCGGCGCTGGAGACGCATTTGATGCGTGTCAGAATCGTTCACGAAGGAGATATTGCCAACGGATACGGCGAAGTCTATCTGCCCCACGCTCTTGCCAGAAAATACACCAATGCCGCAAGACAGTGGCAATGGCAGTACGTTTTCCCCGCTCAAAAACTGTCAACTGACCCGCGCACGGGCATCGTCCGGCGCCATCATCTGGATCCCAGTCCCATCAACAAGGCAATCGCCAATGCTGTGCGGACCGCCGACGTCCAAAAGCGGGTTAGTGCGCACACGTTTCGCCATTCATTTGCGACGGATTTGCTCCGGCGAGGTACAGACATCCGTACGATCCAGAGTTTGCTGGGCCACAAAGATGTGCAGACGACAATGATCTACACACACGTTCTACAGCAAGGTGGCGAAGGCGTGATCAGCCCGCTTGAAGACCTTTGA
- the purN gene encoding phosphoribosylglycinamide formyltransferase translates to MGKKISIGALISGGGTNLQAIIDACESGRIDGKMVFVGSDNPEARGLERGLKHKIPTFVVNYKSIILDYKKEPEQVILPDDFDLDDILSKQHLFSDNAAVEKVKSFIITRAVAEAKLLEEMKSYPFDLLVLAGFMRNFTPYFINRVNTDPGVQRIMNIHPALLPSFPGVDGYGDTFRYGCKVGGCTVHFVDYGEDSGPIIGQKAFQIKEDDTLDSIKEKGLKLEWELYPECVQLFAQGRLQTVKMSYKLKNGKILQRTVVKIAQPASLQHASPRL, encoded by the coding sequence ATGGGCAAAAAAATAAGTATCGGCGCTCTAATCTCAGGAGGTGGCACAAACCTTCAGGCCATTATTGATGCATGCGAATCAGGCAGGATAGATGGAAAAATGGTGTTTGTGGGATCGGATAACCCTGAAGCGCGAGGGCTTGAAAGGGGTCTTAAACACAAAATTCCTACATTTGTTGTTAACTACAAATCGATAATACTAGATTATAAGAAAGAGCCTGAGCAGGTTATCCTGCCGGATGATTTTGATCTGGATGATATACTTTCCAAACAGCATCTGTTTTCAGATAATGCAGCCGTTGAAAAGGTAAAATCCTTTATTATTACAAGGGCTGTTGCCGAGGCAAAGCTTCTTGAAGAAATGAAATCTTATCCATTTGACCTTCTTGTTTTAGCCGGTTTTATGAGAAATTTTACCCCATATTTCATTAACAGGGTAAATACTGATCCAGGTGTTCAGCGCATCATGAATATCCACCCTGCCCTGCTTCCGTCCTTTCCTGGAGTCGATGGATATGGCGATACATTCAGGTATGGATGCAAAGTCGGAGGCTGCACAGTACACTTTGTCGATTATGGCGAAGACTCCGGGCCCATAATAGGTCAGAAGGCATTTCAGATCAAGGAGGACGATACGTTGGATTCAATCAAGGAAAAGGGCCTGAAATTGGAGTGGGAACTCTACCCTGAATGCGTTCAACTATTCGCACAGGGCCGCCTGCAAACCGTAAAAATGTCATATAAACTTAAAAACGGCAAAATACTGCAACGAACCGTGGTAAAAATTGCACAACCGGCAAGCCTTCAACACGCATCACCCCGGTTATGA
- the trxA gene encoding thioredoxin, which translates to MAANIVEVNDDSFDAEVLAADKPVLVDFWAPWCGPCRAIGPVINEISGFFGEQVKFVKFNVDDNPATPGKYGIRSIPTLMFFKQGNVVDQVIGIVAKAKLEEIINKIL; encoded by the coding sequence ATGGCAGCAAATATTGTAGAAGTTAACGATGACAGTTTTGATGCCGAGGTATTAGCGGCGGATAAACCCGTGCTGGTAGATTTCTGGGCTCCGTGGTGCGGGCCATGCAGGGCGATCGGTCCGGTAATTAATGAGATATCAGGTTTTTTCGGCGAGCAGGTCAAATTTGTAAAATTCAATGTTGATGACAATCCTGCCACACCTGGAAAATACGGTATCAGATCAATACCAACATTAATGTTTTTCAAACAGGGTAATGTTGTTGATCAGGTAATAGGTATAGTTGCGAAAGCAAAACTTGAAGAAATTATAAATAAAATACTGTAG
- the trxB gene encoding thioredoxin-disulfide reductase, which translates to MKKADFDLVIIGGGPAGLTAGLYAARARLNVILVEKAIPGGQVITTDWIENYPGFPKGLSGADLIQNITQQTKRFDLNIENNEVISIDCSGNIKEVRLSDRTITAYTIIIATGASPRKLGVPGEDRFYGKGVSFCATCDGPFYKDLVVAAIGGGNTAVQESLFLTKFASKVYLIHRRDELRATKILQERAFANNKIEIVWDSIITSINGGLTNVENITVKNVKTNDSKKLQVDGCFVWTGIHPNTGFLGGCVRLDESGFVIADSNMETSLPGVFVAGDVRNTPLRQIVTAAGDAAIAAFSAEHYIANIK; encoded by the coding sequence ATGAAAAAGGCTGATTTCGACCTTGTAATAATCGGCGGTGGTCCCGCGGGGCTGACCGCCGGTCTTTATGCGGCACGAGCCAGGTTAAATGTTATCCTGGTTGAGAAGGCCATTCCGGGCGGACAGGTTATTACAACCGACTGGATCGAAAATTATCCGGGTTTTCCCAAAGGTCTTAGCGGAGCCGATCTGATCCAAAATATAACACAGCAAACAAAGCGGTTTGATCTTAATATTGAAAACAATGAAGTAATTTCAATCGATTGTTCTGGAAATATCAAGGAAGTCAGGCTTTCCGATAGAACCATTACCGCTTATACAATTATCATAGCCACAGGGGCTTCCCCAAGAAAACTGGGTGTTCCCGGTGAAGATAGATTTTATGGCAAAGGGGTATCATTTTGCGCTACTTGTGACGGGCCGTTCTATAAAGACCTTGTAGTCGCTGCAATTGGAGGAGGAAATACCGCGGTGCAGGAAAGCTTATTTCTTACGAAATTTGCCAGCAAGGTATATCTTATTCATCGAAGGGACGAACTCAGGGCAACGAAGATTTTGCAGGAACGTGCTTTTGCCAACAACAAGATAGAAATTGTCTGGGATTCAATAATAACAAGCATTAACGGCGGCTTAACCAATGTCGAAAATATTACGGTAAAAAATGTTAAAACAAATGACTCAAAAAAGTTGCAGGTTGATGGATGCTTTGTCTGGACAGGCATACATCCAAACACCGGATTTTTAGGCGGCTGTGTCAGGTTGGATGAGTCCGGATTTGTTATAGCCGATTCAAACATGGAGACTTCGCTGCCTGGAGTATTTGTTGCAGGAGATGTACGCAACACTCCGCTGCGACAAATTGTAACAGCAGCAGGTGATGCTGCAATTGCGGCATTTTCAGCCGAGCATTATATAGCAAATATAAAATGA
- a CDS encoding outer membrane protein assembly factor BamD, translated as MKRILIFCLISFFVFSSCAWFEKKEEKPAQELASNGMDDFKSGNYKKAIESFEKLKDWYPFSKFAILAELKIADAYYCLKEYEDAIFAYEEFENLHPNNEAIPYIIYRIGLCYFEQVSTPDRDQSSAEKAKSTFIRLIKQFPRDKYAHMGKAYIEKCDKSLAEGVFGVGLYYYQSKHYKGALARFKSVISDYPDVGVHYKALQYIAQCEALIEENNK; from the coding sequence ATGAAACGTATATTAATATTTTGTCTAATTTCTTTTTTTGTTTTTTCCAGTTGCGCGTGGTTTGAAAAAAAGGAAGAAAAACCGGCCCAGGAGCTTGCAAGCAATGGAATGGATGATTTCAAAAGTGGAAATTATAAAAAAGCGATTGAATCATTTGAAAAGTTAAAAGACTGGTATCCTTTCAGTAAATTTGCGATCCTTGCGGAACTGAAAATTGCCGACGCTTATTACTGTTTAAAGGAATATGAAGATGCTATTTTTGCTTATGAGGAGTTTGAAAATCTTCATCCCAATAACGAGGCCATACCTTATATAATATACCGGATCGGGCTGTGTTATTTTGAACAGGTGAGCACGCCGGACAGGGATCAGAGTTCGGCGGAAAAGGCAAAATCCACATTTATACGTCTGATAAAGCAGTTCCCGCGTGATAAATACGCTCATATGGGAAAAGCATATATTGAGAAATGCGATAAAAGCCTTGCCGAAGGTGTGTTCGGGGTAGGGTTGTATTATTATCAGAGCAAACACTACAAGGGGGCGCTGGCCAGATTCAAGTCGGTTATATCCGATTACCCTGATGTTGGGGTGCATTATAAGGCGCTTCAATATATCGCTCAATGTGAAGCATTGATAGAAGAAAATAACAAATAA
- a CDS encoding DUF523 domain-containing protein — protein MVAASACLLGYNCRYDGKSKKSAIVFKHLAMESILPICPEQLGGLATPRDPSRLVDGDGFDVLDGNARVVNIHGIDNTKAFIDGAYAALNQIKVHNVKFCFLKDKSPS, from the coding sequence ATGGTAGCTGCAAGCGCATGTCTGCTTGGTTACAACTGCAGATATGATGGGAAAAGCAAAAAAAGTGCCATTGTCTTTAAGCATCTGGCAATGGAAAGTATTCTGCCAATCTGTCCTGAACAGTTAGGAGGGCTTGCAACCCCGAGAGATCCGTCCAGACTTGTTGACGGAGATGGTTTTGATGTGTTGGATGGAAATGCAAGAGTCGTAAACATTCATGGAATAGACAATACAAAGGCTTTTATTGATGGAGCCTATGCTGCTTTGAATCAGATAAAAGTGCATAATGTTAAATTTTGTTTTTTAAAAGATAAAAGCCCTTCGTGA